The Garra rufa chromosome 23, GarRuf1.0, whole genome shotgun sequence genome includes a region encoding these proteins:
- the ewsr1a gene encoding EWS RNA-binding protein 1a isoform X1, with protein MASAADYNSYGQAGGQQGYSSYTAQPSQQGYGQGTQQSYSQQQGYGSYSQPADSTYSQTSGSSSSYGQQPYGSSYGQQPPASGGYNATPATPQGYSQPVQGYGSSSYDSSTAAASSTSSNPTSYGGQASYGAQSAYPGYGQQPASAAPPSSYSSGSQQPSGYEQSSYSQQPQQNSYSQQQQGGYQGQQGSYGQQSSYSQQGGYQQTPPQQQQAPPSSYAPPSGSYGQPPASQYGQQGSTGGGYGQSDYKPPNQYGSYSRDHQNGGGYSGPESGGYGGPGEGRGMGGGENRGRGRGGFDRGMMRGGGGMRGGRGGMGIAGDRGGFIKPGDGEMGRPEEQDDSENSTIYITGLTENATLEEVADFFKHSGIIRINKRTGLPAVNIYTDKETGKPKGDCTLSYEEPPSAKAAVEWFDGKDFQGKKLKVSMARRKPMMGMMRGGMPMRGDRGGMMGRGGMMGRGGMGRGGDRGGFMPRGGPRGMGRGGPTGGNMQQRAGDWQCPNAGCGNQNFAWRMECNQCKAPKPEGFGPPPFPPPGGDRGRGGPGGMRGGRGMDRGGPGGPGGFRGGRGADRGGFRGGRGMDRGGFGGRGRGGPPMDDMGRRGRGMGPPGKMDMKGDHRQERRERPY; from the exons ATGGCGTCTGCTGCAG ATTACAACAGTTACGGACAGGCTGGAGGCCAACAGGG GTACAGCTCCTATACGGCCCAGCCCTCTCAACAGGGTTATGGTCAGGGCACTCAG CAGTCGTATAGTCAACAGCAAGGCTATGGTTCGTACAGCCAACCGGCTGACTCGACCTACTCCCAGACCAGTGGCTCCTCAAGCAGTTATGGCCAGCAGCCATATGGATCATCCTACGGACAGCAGCCACCCGCCAGCG GTGGTTATAACGCCACTCCGGCCACACCGCAGGGCTACAGTCAGCCCGTGCAAGGATATGGAAGCAGTAGCTATGATTCCTCCACAGCTGCCGCCTCATCGACCAGCAGTAACCCGACCTCTTATGGTGGGCAGGCTAGCTACGGTGCCCAGTCTGCATATCCTGGATATGGACAACAGCCTGCTTCTGCTGCACCGCCCAG CAGCTACAGTTCTGGCAGCCAGCAGCCCTCTGGATATGAGCAGAGCTCATATTCCCAGCAGCCTCAGCAAAACTCATATTCTCAGCAGCAGCAGGGAGGATACCAGGGCCAACAAGGAAGCTACGGACAGCAGAGCTCCTACAGCCAGCAGGGAGGCTATCAACAAACTCCTCCCCAACAGCAGCAGGCCCCGCCTTCCAGCTACGCCCCACCTTCTGGGTCCTATGGACAGCCCCCTGCTAGCCAATACGGACAGCAGGGCAGCACTGGAGGAGGCTATGGCCAGTCAGACTATAAACCACCTAACCAGTATG GTAGTTACAGTCGGGATCATCAGAATGGAGGTGGCTACTCGGGCCCTGAATCCGGAGGATATGGGGGCCCTGGAGAGGGCCGAGGCATGGGAGGGGGGGAGAACCGCGGGCGCGGCCGGGGTGGGTTTGACCGGGGGATGATGCGAGGAGGTGGTGGCATGCGAGGGGGCCGTGGAGGCATGGG CATCGCTGGAGACAGAGGTGGCTTCATTAAGCCTGGTG ATGGTGAAATGG GACGCCCTGAGGAGCAGGATGATTCTGAAAACAGCACTATTTACATCACTGGGCTGACTGAGAACGCTACATTGGAAGAAGTTGCTGACTTTTTCAAGCACAGTGGAATCATCAGG ATAAACAAACGTACAGGCCTGCCTGCTGTCAACATATACACCGATAAAGAGACTGGGAAACCTAAAGGTGACTGCACTTTGTCCTATGAAGAGCCTCCATCTGCAAAGGCAGCAGTCGAGTGGTTTGATG GAAAAGATTTCCAGGGGAAGAAGCTGAAGGTTTCCATGGCCAGACGCAAACCTATGATGGGAATGATGCGTGGAGGCATGCCAATGAGAGGAGACCGAGGTGGCATGATGGGACGAGGAG GAATGATGGGTCGTGGTGGTATGGGCAGAGGTGGTGATCGAGGTGGATTCATGCCACGTGGGGGTCCCAGGGGAATGGGCCGTGGAGGACCTACTGGAGGAAACATGCAACAAAGGGCAGGAGACTGGCAGTGTCCAAATGC GGGATGTGGAAACCAAAACTTCGCCTGGAGAATGGAGTGTAACCAGTGCAAGGCACCCAAACCTGAAGGCTTTGGACCTCCTCCCTTCCCTCCTCCAG GTGGTGACCGTGGTCGTGGTGGACCAGGTGGGATGCGTGGCGGCCGTGGTATGGACCGTGGAGGACCAGGGGGGCCCGGTGGCTTCCGTGGAGGCAGAGGTGCGGATCGTGGAGGTTTCAGGGGAGGGCGTGGCATGGACCGAGGCGGTTTTGGAGGAAGGGGTCGTGGTGGGCCTCCTATGGATGACATGGGAAGAAGGGGGCGAGGAATGGGACCACCTGGCAAAATGGATATGAA GGGAGACCATCGTCAAGAACGGAGAGAGAGACCATATTGA
- the ewsr1a gene encoding EWS RNA-binding protein 1a isoform X2, producing MASAADYNSYGQAGGQQGYSSYTAQPSQQGYGQGTQQSYSQQQGYGSYSQPADSTYSQTSGSSSSYGQQPYGSSYGQQPPASGGYNATPATPQGYSQPVQGYGSSSYDSSTAAASSTSSNPTSYGGQASYGAQSAYPGYGQQPASAAPPSYSSGSQQPSGYEQSSYSQQPQQNSYSQQQQGGYQGQQGSYGQQSSYSQQGGYQQTPPQQQQAPPSSYAPPSGSYGQPPASQYGQQGSTGGGYGQSDYKPPNQYGSYSRDHQNGGGYSGPESGGYGGPGEGRGMGGGENRGRGRGGFDRGMMRGGGGMRGGRGGMGIAGDRGGFIKPGGMESNLGRPEEQDDSENSTIYITGLTENATLEEVADFFKHSGIIRINKRTGLPAVNIYTDKETGKPKGDCTLSYEEPPSAKAAVEWFDGKDFQGKKLKVSMARRKPMMGMMRGGMPMRGDRGGMMGRGGMMGRGGMGRGGDRGGFMPRGGPRGMGRGGPTGGNMQQRAGDWQCPNAGCGNQNFAWRMECNQCKAPKPEGFGPPPFPPPGGDRGRGGPGGMRGGRGMDRGGPGGPGGFRGGRGADRGGFRGGRGMDRGGFGGRGRGGPPMDDMGRRGRGMGPPGKMDMKGDHRQERRERPY from the exons ATGGCGTCTGCTGCAG ATTACAACAGTTACGGACAGGCTGGAGGCCAACAGGG GTACAGCTCCTATACGGCCCAGCCCTCTCAACAGGGTTATGGTCAGGGCACTCAG CAGTCGTATAGTCAACAGCAAGGCTATGGTTCGTACAGCCAACCGGCTGACTCGACCTACTCCCAGACCAGTGGCTCCTCAAGCAGTTATGGCCAGCAGCCATATGGATCATCCTACGGACAGCAGCCACCCGCCAGCG GTGGTTATAACGCCACTCCGGCCACACCGCAGGGCTACAGTCAGCCCGTGCAAGGATATGGAAGCAGTAGCTATGATTCCTCCACAGCTGCCGCCTCATCGACCAGCAGTAACCCGACCTCTTATGGTGGGCAGGCTAGCTACGGTGCCCAGTCTGCATATCCTGGATATGGACAACAGCCTGCTTCTGCTGCACCGCCCAG CTACAGTTCTGGCAGCCAGCAGCCCTCTGGATATGAGCAGAGCTCATATTCCCAGCAGCCTCAGCAAAACTCATATTCTCAGCAGCAGCAGGGAGGATACCAGGGCCAACAAGGAAGCTACGGACAGCAGAGCTCCTACAGCCAGCAGGGAGGCTATCAACAAACTCCTCCCCAACAGCAGCAGGCCCCGCCTTCCAGCTACGCCCCACCTTCTGGGTCCTATGGACAGCCCCCTGCTAGCCAATACGGACAGCAGGGCAGCACTGGAGGAGGCTATGGCCAGTCAGACTATAAACCACCTAACCAGTATG GTAGTTACAGTCGGGATCATCAGAATGGAGGTGGCTACTCGGGCCCTGAATCCGGAGGATATGGGGGCCCTGGAGAGGGCCGAGGCATGGGAGGGGGGGAGAACCGCGGGCGCGGCCGGGGTGGGTTTGACCGGGGGATGATGCGAGGAGGTGGTGGCATGCGAGGGGGCCGTGGAGGCATGGG CATCGCTGGAGACAGAGGTGGCTTCATTAAGCCTGGTG GTATGGAGTCCAATTTGG GACGCCCTGAGGAGCAGGATGATTCTGAAAACAGCACTATTTACATCACTGGGCTGACTGAGAACGCTACATTGGAAGAAGTTGCTGACTTTTTCAAGCACAGTGGAATCATCAGG ATAAACAAACGTACAGGCCTGCCTGCTGTCAACATATACACCGATAAAGAGACTGGGAAACCTAAAGGTGACTGCACTTTGTCCTATGAAGAGCCTCCATCTGCAAAGGCAGCAGTCGAGTGGTTTGATG GAAAAGATTTCCAGGGGAAGAAGCTGAAGGTTTCCATGGCCAGACGCAAACCTATGATGGGAATGATGCGTGGAGGCATGCCAATGAGAGGAGACCGAGGTGGCATGATGGGACGAGGAG GAATGATGGGTCGTGGTGGTATGGGCAGAGGTGGTGATCGAGGTGGATTCATGCCACGTGGGGGTCCCAGGGGAATGGGCCGTGGAGGACCTACTGGAGGAAACATGCAACAAAGGGCAGGAGACTGGCAGTGTCCAAATGC GGGATGTGGAAACCAAAACTTCGCCTGGAGAATGGAGTGTAACCAGTGCAAGGCACCCAAACCTGAAGGCTTTGGACCTCCTCCCTTCCCTCCTCCAG GTGGTGACCGTGGTCGTGGTGGACCAGGTGGGATGCGTGGCGGCCGTGGTATGGACCGTGGAGGACCAGGGGGGCCCGGTGGCTTCCGTGGAGGCAGAGGTGCGGATCGTGGAGGTTTCAGGGGAGGGCGTGGCATGGACCGAGGCGGTTTTGGAGGAAGGGGTCGTGGTGGGCCTCCTATGGATGACATGGGAAGAAGGGGGCGAGGAATGGGACCACCTGGCAAAATGGATATGAA GGGAGACCATCGTCAAGAACGGAGAGAGAGACCATATTGA